Proteins from one Gilliamella sp. ESL0443 genomic window:
- the rpmC gene encoding 50S ribosomal protein L29 produces MKAKELREKSVEELNTELLNLLREQFNLRMQLAGGQLTQTHMLKQVRRNIARVKTLLTEKAGA; encoded by the coding sequence ATGAAAGCAAAAGAGCTACGCGAAAAAAGCGTTGAAGAGTTAAATACTGAACTTCTTAATTTATTACGTGAGCAATTTAACTTACGTATGCAATTAGCTGGGGGTCAGTTAACACAAACTCATATGTTAAAACAAGTGCGTCGTAATATTGCACGAGTTAAAACGTTATTAACTGAGAAGGCGGGTGCGTAA
- the rplP gene encoding 50S ribosomal protein L16: MLQPKRTKFRKVHKGRNRGLAVSTDVSFGTFGLKAVGRGRLTARQIEAARRAMTRAVKRQGKIWIRVFPDKPITEKPLEVRMGKGKGNVEYWVAQIQPGKVLYEMDGVPEEVAREAFALAAAKLPIKTTFVIKTVM, from the coding sequence ATGTTACAACCAAAGCGTACAAAATTCCGTAAAGTGCACAAGGGCCGCAATCGTGGTCTTGCTGTAAGTACTGACGTTAGTTTCGGTACATTCGGTCTTAAGGCTGTGGGTCGTGGTCGTTTGACTGCGCGCCAGATCGAAGCGGCACGTCGTGCAATGACTCGTGCAGTTAAGCGTCAAGGTAAAATCTGGATTCGAGTTTTCCCTGATAAACCAATTACTGAAAAACCACTTGAAGTGCGTATGGGTAAAGGTAAGGGTAACGTTGAATACTGGGTTGCTCAGATTCAACCAGGTAAAGTCCTTTATGAAATGGACGGTGTACCGGAAGAAGTTGCTCGTGAAGCATTTGCGTTGGCAGCTGCAAAACTGCCAATTAAAACCACCTTTGTGATTAAGACGGTGATGTAA